One Arachis hypogaea cultivar Tifrunner chromosome 2, arahy.Tifrunner.gnm2.J5K5, whole genome shotgun sequence genomic window, TATTATCTCTAAGTACCGCTGTGACAGCACAACTCATTCCCATTtggattaaaattaaattcaaggaaatTTCAGCTTCAATAATGTCATGTTTGCTGCAACAACCAGCTAATGATAAGGTACTCCTTTTTGAGACATTTGAAGCACTTGATGTTACTATCATTTCATTGCAGTTTGTGACCTTAAAAGTATCAGAAGCTACATCTGCTATTTGAAGTTGTGAGCCACACTCCAGCCCAACATTCTGAACCTGTGGAAGCCCTCTGATGATGGATGATAGGCCTTCAGAATTTCTATTTGGAACTATTAAGGAAACAATATTTGACAAGTCCAAAAATGTTTGCACTTGGGGTGAGAAATTATTTGTTGGAGAGGTCCATGACCAAATGATTGAAGGAAACACATTGCGCCATAATCCTTCAAAGTCGCACAAAGAAATATACACAATGCTCTTTAATCTTAGTAGTGCATGAGGCACTTGTGTTATGGCAGTTTTATCTGCCATCAAAGTTGCCAATGATTCCATCTGTTCTATGTCCTCCTCTAGCTTATCAATCAATGAACATCCTGAAAGAATGAGAGTTTTGAGAGATTTCAACTTGTAGATGCTTCTTGGAAGTACACGAAGCCCTGAACACCCTTTCATATTGATTAGAAGAACTTGCTTGAGATGTTCAATGGTATGAGAAACCGAAGTCAACTTTGGGCAATATCTGAGTATCAACTTTTCAAGATTGGGCATATTTGAAAAGTCAGGAGTTTGTGTCAAGTGTTGAGAATGACTAAGATTGAGAAGTTTTAGATTCTTCATCATCTGCAAGAATTTTAAGGAGATGAATTcaagaactaaaaaaaaaaaaaactagatttGAATATATGAAAATTCACTTGAATTGTTTTTAGAAATTTGTTAATAGGTATATACTTTTTTTATAAGAATTTCATTAATATGAGAAAACAGAAATACAGAAAAGGTGGGGAATAGGGTTcccatataaaaaaacaaaacacaaaacaaacaCCTATAAAAATGCAAAGCTCTCCAATTTTTCAACATGTCTAAAAAGATAATGAGCTTTGTTTTTCTCACTTGTTCTTGAAGTTTTCTTTGTCTGAGGTTTGCTATGTCCAACcacaaaagtaaataaaactcAGAATTTATACATGACCCTTCTTCCATACTAGGTCGAGTTTGCTATATTTGAAGTCAATGGCAACTAAATTTCCTTGATAAAAGTTTGCAGTTGTATATTCTGGAGGACATTCATGCCAGCACAACCATCGAAGATCTGTTGAAAGGTATTTAAAGTCTCCAATAAGTTGCACATTCGCAAACTGAAGCAATCTGAGTCTCTTCATCTCCTTAAATGCTTCTGTCTTTAAGTGGGTTGCCTTCAGTGACTTTGGCAGGTTCAAAGCAAGTCCCTCAATAGCTTTTGTTCCCTATAAATTATAGGAACCAAAAAGCAAAATTGGATTAAGGGTAGCTAAAAGAGCACTAAAAACTTGAAAAGATAGTCAAATAACTAAAACTCCAATCAGGTGGAAtgataaaaattcaaaagaatagaatataattgaagttccactcccttgtttgaaaatataattaaaaaggaTGAAACAAAAGTTTTCACAATATATCATTGTtgttatatgaatttgaaaacatACTTGAAATTCTTACCATGTCTTTTGATAATACATTAAGCACTTCATCTGAATTCCACAATCTACTGCGTTCCTCAGGTTTCATTGGCAAACTCTCGCGAATAATTTCTCTTCCCATGTCTCGCAGCAAACCATGCATACCAAGTTTTCCCTTAGTGTCCACAGTAATAAGGCATCGTTCCATAAGAACATTTATTCCAATTTCAGCTGAATGCCCGCAGCCATTTAATATATCAGTTACATCATTTTTGTCCATTCCAATAAAGAAAAATGCTACatcaaaaaatatttctctaTCCCTATCATCACTTAGACCATCAAAACTTATTTTAAGCTTCTTCTGTACATCATTGTTTGGAATAGTTTTGAGTTTATTCAAAACACTCCTCCATTCATATACTTTCCTATTAAACAGATGTGACCCAATTACCTCAAGAGCCAGTGGCAATCTCTCACAATATGAAACAACTTCATTAGCAAGTGAAGCAAACTCTTCTTTTGGACATGGTTCTTTGAATGCATGCCAGCTAAAAAGTTCAATGGATTCTTTGTCATTTAACTCTTTCATACTATATAACTTATCAACTCTAAGACAACGAAGAAGATGTTCATCTCTTGTTGTGATGATTATTGTGCTCCGAGGACAGAACCATTTATGACTTGCAGCTAAGGAATTTAGCTGCTCCAATTTGTCCACATCATCAAGTACAAGAAGTATCCTTTTCTGGCCAAGTCTTCTCTCTAATATTGATTTTCCAGATTCAGTGTTTTCAATCTTTATTTTCGTTGTCTTGTAGATAGCAGAAAGAAGTTGTTGTTGTAAATGAAGAATTCCATTATCTTGATCCCAAACTTCACTTATATTTAGGAGGAAACACCGACCTTCAAACTCACgggaaaattttattataaaccgCTTTGGCAATGGTTGTTTTACCACTCCCTCCCATGCCCCATATACCAAGTAGTAGAGGATATTCTTGTTGCTGGTCTTCTAATAGTTGAATCACCTCTTCAACACGAGATTCAATTCCTACGGGATGATTAGCAATGAACAATTCCTTCATAAATTGGCATATGAGTAACTTGTTCAACAATGTTTTTAATATCCTCACTTTCATTCCTGCACCGTAGGCACTAGAGATTATACACACAGTAAGAGAAGATTTACAACTTTCTCAAGGTGTTTTAGTTTCATTGTAAGTATAATGTTGCTTAAAGAAAATAAACACACGCAAGTTAGACAAAATTAAGTTGAATTATATCAGTAAGAATTTCAAATGCTTTTATATCGgaagaaattttaaagaaaaagaatcTTAGTATGCAATTCTTAAATTTAGAATTTGTCCAAACTTTATATATTTAAACACCTGTAGATAGAATAGAGAGATTCCTGCAAAATATGAAggatattaattaatttacttgGATTTTCGGATGACAAGCCCTGCAATGCACCCAACTTCACGGAGTGCTTTCCTCCA contains:
- the LOC112749552 gene encoding LOW QUALITY PROTEIN: disease resistance protein RPP2A (The sequence of the model RefSeq protein was modified relative to this genomic sequence to represent the inferred CDS: deleted 2 bases in 2 codons), producing the protein MLSYETALRQAASILPRFLPDIWNNRRVMSHIIGHVTSLIDSTKLFIAKHPVGVDSRVQDLIQLLNNQKADGVLIIAIWGMAVIGKTTIAKALYNQISHNFEVRKFVPDIQDREGDYPRGELLSFLGDQVKTKAHNFDSRNIWWEGLRCLKVLLILDNVRSERELEVLPVTHEVFGPGSIIIITTRTKHDRLQETRVNHIYRVKEMDYNECVELFSWSAFNKATPERSFSGLINYAIEYSDGLPLALVAVGSAVSEKSIEEWENVLDSFKRFPFQDVWQVLKENIDSVGSEEKEIFLELAYLSHLLIGVDRNDICQILQGAGHPDASRAIKGIEEHSLVWFDEDKLCMNRLLQGIGREMYMKESSIKPQQRPYDVFLSFRGKETHSKFISHLYASLENAGIYVFKDENGLARGENLSISLLKTIGESKTSIIILSPNYAFSRWCLQELEDIMICCKNKTQKVLPVFYHIDPSEVRNQTGKFGQAFDNLMKRYPDKIKGKEQSWRKALREVGCIAGLVIRKSKNESEDIKNIVEQVTHCQFMKELFIANHPVGIESRVEEVIQLLEDQQQEYPLLLGIWGMGGSGKTTIAKAVYNKISREFEGRCFLLNISEVWDQDNGILHLQQQLLSAIYKTTKIKIENTESGKSILERRLGQKRILLVLDDVDKLEQLNSLAASHKWFCPRSTIIITTRDEHLLRCLRVDKLYSMKELNDKESIELFSWHAFKEPCPKEEFASLANEVVSYCERLPLALEVIGSHLFNRKVYEWRSVLNKLKTIPNNDVQKKLKISFDGLSDDRDREIFFDVAFFFIGMDKNDVTDILNGCGHSAEIGINVLMERCLITVDTKGKLGMHGLLRDMGREIIRESLPMKPEERSRLWNSDEVLNVLSKDMGTKAIEGLALNLPKSLKATHLKTEAFKEMKRLRLLQFANVQLIGDFKYLSTDLRWLCWHECPPEYTTANFYQGNLVAIDFKYSKLDLVWKKGHMMKNLKLLNLSHSQHLTQTPDFSNMPNLEKLILRYCPKLTSVSHTIEHLKQVLLINMKGCSGLRVLPRSIYKLKSLKTLILSGCSLIDKLEEDIEQMESLATLMADKTAITQVPHALLRLKSIVYISLCDFEGLWRNVFPSIIWSWTSPTNNFSPQVQTFLDLSNIVSLIVPNRNSEGLSSIIRGLPQVQNVGLECGSQLQIADVASDTFKVTNCNEMIVTSSASNVSKRSTLSLAGCCSKHDIIEAEISLNLILIQMGMSCAVTAVLRDNIFQKFSARVPRDCWLPGNKNPDWLAYSSEDSSVTFHVPQVNGRKLKTVLLCIVYSSSPINVPSEAHIVKNLFIINHTKTTPYVYDGDTLASLKDEEWQKVTSNLEAGDKVQIVVVAGLGFTVKKIAVYLVYADQQAEGIVCADDMVAYANFTVHGGDNNKNLNSLGKRNSKEYDHQIVK